The following proteins come from a genomic window of Pseudomonas syringae:
- a CDS encoding RHS repeat domain-containing protein, giving the protein MNSLLHQHTPDVRTVDPRGLAIGNIAYWRSEAQQAVERRITRKTYNAAGHVSTQRDPRLDAPNLTTTYSLSGQPILTDSVDANWRLMLFGEGSQPVSGWDSNANQRHFEYDQLLRPVSVTEQHQVVERFAYGGPDSASHNLCGRLSRHDDTAGTSLYPDHGLSGKVLNHHRYFLRVSVTPDWPLVEAERDALLEPAGLQTRWGFNALGEALAQTDAMANTQAFGMTVAGQLKAASLTLAGASTPQTLVGDIHYNAFNQVEQETAGNGVVSRYTYDQQHGRLAELGAVSAEGTLLQKLDYDYDPVGNVLLVSDASQPDQYCDNQLIEPISRFEYDTLYQLIEASGREVRNGASHGPALPGLQPLPTVDPCQVSNYTQSYSYDTAGNLLQMRHEGAHNFTRNMHVAPDNNRSLPDDDGEVDFATSFDANGNLLQLLRGQVMGWDVRNQLQRITTVQREDGPNDEERYVYDGQGQRCRKISTAQASGRTLINEVRYLPGLEIRTTADGEILHVITAQAGRSSVRVLHWQAGKPDAIANDQVRYSLSDHLGSSTLELDQQGGLISQESYYPFGGTSWWAARSAVEAKYKTVRYSGKERDASGLYYYGFRYYAPWLQRWINPDPAGDVDGLNPFTFVRNNPLSKNDHSGLVSYNVTGLEERLEQAREKSSDHYRFIESNLRHKMGIPGFGDYSIGSRQARPGSKASEFVNTYTPDEWTFHMNYNRSDGQRVYYANEVAVMQYTKVAEHHGFFGQLPSRIIRENISNEETLRTLSRHDSAAPDFKEVFFSETLNGKTTKRILEDFGLAAIRVDKVFKGNQLDIHIHVEPEKTSAMQSNEHEPVASQGTAPPLPTSKPPVLSQGLQHTFADTEDTPPPLPLTAPPQRLRKSSASSFAMLRNSVP; this is encoded by the coding sequence ATGAACAGTCTCTTGCACCAGCACACACCTGATGTAAGAACCGTTGACCCAAGAGGACTGGCAATCGGCAATATCGCTTATTGGCGAAGCGAGGCGCAGCAAGCGGTGGAGCGCCGTATTACCCGGAAGACTTACAACGCTGCGGGCCATGTGAGCACGCAAAGAGATCCACGACTGGATGCGCCAAACCTGACAACAACTTACAGCCTTTCGGGGCAGCCGATACTGACCGACAGTGTGGACGCCAACTGGCGCTTGATGCTTTTTGGCGAAGGGAGTCAGCCAGTCAGTGGCTGGGACAGTAACGCCAATCAGCGTCATTTTGAGTACGATCAGTTGCTGCGCCCTGTTTCGGTTACCGAGCAGCATCAGGTCGTTGAGCGTTTTGCCTATGGCGGACCTGATTCAGCCAGCCATAACTTATGCGGTCGGCTATCGCGCCATGACGACACCGCCGGTACAAGCCTGTACCCGGACCATGGCCTGAGCGGCAAAGTACTCAATCACCATAGATATTTCTTACGAGTATCAGTAACACCGGACTGGCCGCTGGTCGAAGCCGAACGCGATGCCTTGCTTGAGCCTGCGGGCCTGCAAACTCGCTGGGGTTTCAATGCGCTGGGCGAAGCGCTTGCGCAGACCGATGCCATGGCCAATACCCAGGCATTTGGCATGACTGTCGCCGGGCAGTTGAAAGCTGCGTCACTGACATTGGCCGGTGCCTCAACGCCGCAGACGCTGGTCGGTGACATTCATTACAACGCCTTCAATCAGGTGGAGCAGGAGACGGCCGGAAACGGCGTGGTCAGCCGTTACACCTATGATCAGCAGCACGGTCGACTGGCTGAACTTGGCGCGGTATCTGCGGAAGGCACGTTGTTGCAAAAGCTTGATTACGACTATGACCCGGTGGGCAATGTCCTGCTGGTTAGCGATGCGTCTCAGCCAGACCAGTATTGCGACAACCAGCTTATCGAACCGATCAGTCGCTTCGAGTACGACACGCTGTATCAATTGATCGAAGCCAGCGGCCGTGAAGTCAGAAACGGCGCCAGCCATGGCCCTGCGCTCCCCGGTTTGCAACCTCTGCCGACGGTTGACCCGTGCCAGGTCAGCAATTACACCCAGAGTTACAGCTACGACACTGCGGGCAATCTGCTGCAAATGCGCCATGAAGGCGCGCACAACTTCACCCGCAACATGCACGTCGCCCCGGACAATAATCGCAGCCTGCCCGACGATGACGGTGAAGTGGATTTCGCCACGAGTTTCGATGCCAACGGCAACCTGCTGCAGCTGTTGCGCGGCCAGGTTATGGGCTGGGATGTGCGCAATCAGTTGCAGCGCATCACCACTGTGCAACGTGAAGACGGGCCTAATGATGAAGAGCGCTATGTCTACGACGGCCAGGGCCAGCGCTGCCGCAAGATCAGTACTGCACAGGCATCAGGTCGCACGCTGATTAACGAAGTGCGCTACCTGCCGGGGTTGGAAATTCGTACGACGGCCGATGGCGAAATCCTTCATGTCATCACCGCTCAGGCGGGGCGCAGCAGTGTCCGCGTGCTGCATTGGCAAGCTGGCAAACCCGACGCCATCGCCAACGATCAGGTGCGTTACAGCCTGAGTGATCACCTCGGGTCGAGCACGCTGGAACTGGATCAGCAAGGCGGCCTGATCAGTCAGGAAAGTTATTACCCGTTCGGCGGCACTTCCTGGTGGGCGGCGCGCAGTGCCGTGGAAGCGAAGTACAAGACGGTGCGCTATTCGGGCAAGGAACGTGATGCCAGCGGGCTTTATTATTACGGATTCAGGTATTACGCGCCGTGGTTGCAGCGGTGGATCAATCCGGACCCGGCGGGAGATGTAGATGGACTCAACCCTTTTACGTTCGTGAGAAATAACCCTCTGTCAAAAAATGACCATTCCGGGCTCGTGTCTTACAACGTAACCGGACTGGAAGAACGCCTTGAGCAGGCGAGAGAAAAGTCGTCCGACCACTACCGATTTATTGAAAGCAACCTACGTCACAAGATGGGAATACCTGGATTTGGAGACTACTCCATAGGTTCCAGACAAGCGCGACCGGGCTCAAAAGCCAGCGAGTTTGTGAACACCTACACGCCCGACGAATGGACCTTTCACATGAATTACAACCGTTCAGACGGCCAGCGCGTGTACTACGCCAATGAGGTTGCTGTTATGCAATACACGAAGGTTGCCGAGCACCACGGGTTTTTCGGCCAACTTCCAAGCCGGATAATCAGGGAAAATATTTCGAACGAGGAAACACTGCGGACATTGAGTCGCCATGACAGCGCCGCGCCAGACTTCAAGGAGGTTTTTTTCTCGGAAACGCTTAACGGCAAAACCACTAAACGAATCCTGGAAGATTTTGGATTAGCAGCCATACGAGTGGACAAAGTTTTCAAAGGCAATCAACTGGACATTCATATTCACGTTGAACCCGAAAAGACGTCTGCAATGCAGTCAAACGAGCATGAGCCAGTTGCGAGTCAAGGCACAGCGCCCCCCTTGCCCACCTCAAAGCCACCCGTTTTGAGTCAAGGATTGCAGCACACCTTCGCTGATAC
- a CDS encoding RHS repeat-associated core domain-containing protein encodes MVTSAMHAHTPKLMVCEARGLIVRLVLLHRTETAEVAVSRVTRQRFDPAGRMITATDPRLTSPNQRTVYSLGGSTLATESVDAGWRVALFGEAGQVLNDWDARGSERQFEYDLLLRTANIVEQNRCAERFTYGQADAAGHNQCNQLIRHDDTAGSRLLPDYGLLGAVLSETRHFMLVSAGPDWPPAEPDRDALLEPVGLQSRWAFNAQGEALAQTDAMANTQAFGMTVAGQLKAASLTLAGASPPQTLVGDIHYNAFNQVEQETAGNGVVSRYTYDQQDGRLTELSAVSADGTVLQKLDYDHDPVGNVLLVSDTSQADRYCDNQLIEPISRFAYDTLYQLIEASGREVRNSASHGPALPGLQPIPTLDPCQVSNYTQSYSYDTAGNLLQMRHEGAHNFTRNMHVAPDNNRSLPDDDGEVDFATSFDANGNLLQLLRGQVMGWDVRNQLQRITTVQREDGPNDEERYVYDGQGQRCRKISTAQASGRTLINEVRYLPGLEIRTTADGEILHVITAQAGRSSVRVLHWDAGKPGAIANDQVRYSLSDHLGSSTLELDQQGGLISQESYYPFGGTAWWAARSAVEAKYKTVRYSGKERDASGLSYYGFRYYASWFYRWISPDPAGPINGLNLFIFVGNMPITHNDLDGRVYEGTGDFIENAIHSKGDTILFRGLSEFPEELRGKLTDALEETHNIYQNALSMINQYPSKTTRIMRSFYGYEHKNMKTHIVKSWAQSHSLVSDYKTGLGSDKFIGITASNNQEAAYIFREDPLGRIAVNTNQMEKKQLAITLGHEISHLKSVNGFSGTGPESEDYFYIFESAVSKLVGGGNTLELDNYQAVAEVITGGGLSRSYFSTFEGLAEDFKEQVEHIHPDNKIIPDLDTAILEFNRNPSIVAEMSSDNADSQILSAYGLHKNYKKHLTQP; translated from the coding sequence ATGGTCACTAGCGCGATGCATGCCCACACGCCAAAGCTGATGGTGTGCGAGGCTCGTGGGCTGATCGTACGCCTGGTCCTGCTGCATCGAACCGAGACCGCCGAGGTTGCCGTATCGCGAGTCACCCGCCAGCGTTTCGATCCGGCAGGCAGGATGATCACCGCCACCGATCCACGTCTGACCAGCCCCAACCAGCGCACTGTCTACAGCCTTGGCGGCAGCACGCTGGCCACAGAGAGTGTCGATGCCGGCTGGCGAGTTGCGCTGTTCGGCGAGGCTGGCCAGGTCTTGAATGACTGGGACGCTCGCGGCAGCGAGCGGCAGTTCGAGTACGACCTGCTGCTGCGCACGGCAAACATCGTCGAGCAAAATCGATGTGCGGAACGGTTCACCTATGGCCAAGCAGATGCAGCGGGGCACAACCAATGCAATCAACTGATTCGCCATGACGATACGGCCGGCTCACGCTTGCTGCCGGATTACGGCCTGCTCGGCGCGGTACTCAGCGAAACACGACATTTCATGCTCGTCAGCGCAGGACCGGACTGGCCACCAGCCGAGCCTGATCGCGATGCGCTGTTGGAGCCCGTCGGCCTACAGTCCCGTTGGGCGTTCAACGCACAGGGCGAAGCGCTTGCGCAGACCGATGCCATGGCCAATACCCAGGCATTTGGCATGACTGTCGCCGGGCAGTTGAAAGCTGCGTCACTGACATTGGCCGGTGCCTCACCGCCGCAGACACTGGTCGGTGACATTCATTACAACGCCTTCAATCAGGTCGAGCAGGAGACGGCCGGAAACGGCGTGGTCAGCCGTTACACTTATGATCAGCAGGACGGTCGGCTGACTGAGCTCAGTGCGGTCTCTGCGGATGGCACGGTGCTGCAAAAACTCGATTACGACCATGACCCGGTAGGCAACGTCCTGCTGGTTAGCGATACGTCCCAGGCAGACCGCTATTGCGACAACCAGCTTATCGAACCGATCAGTCGCTTCGCTTACGACACGCTGTATCAACTGATTGAAGCCAGTGGCCGTGAAGTCAGAAACAGTGCCAGCCATGGCCCTGCGTTGCCGGGTCTGCAACCTATTCCGACGCTCGATCCTTGTCAGGTCAGCAATTACACCCAGAGTTACAGCTACGACACTGCGGGCAATCTGCTGCAAATGCGCCATGAAGGCGCGCACAACTTCACCCGCAACATGCACGTCGCCCCGGACAATAATCGCAGCCTGCCCGACGATGACGGTGAAGTGGATTTCGCCACGAGTTTCGATGCCAACGGCAACCTGCTGCAGCTGTTGCGCGGCCAGGTTATGGGCTGGGATGTGCGCAATCAGTTGCAGCGCATCACCACTGTGCAACGTGAAGACGGGCCTAATGATGAAGAGCGCTATGTCTACGACGGCCAGGGCCAGCGCTGCCGCAAGATCAGTACTGCACAGGCATCAGGTCGCACGCTGATTAACGAAGTGCGCTACCTGCCGGGGTTGGAAATTCGTACGACGGCCGATGGCGAAATCCTTCATGTCATCACCGCTCAGGCGGGGCGCAGCAGTGTCCGCGTGCTGCATTGGGACGCCGGAAAGCCAGGCGCTATTGCGAACGATCAGGTGCGTTACAGCCTGAGTGATCACCTCGGGTCGAGCACGCTGGAACTGGATCAGCAAGGCGGCCTGATCAGTCAGGAAAGTTATTACCCGTTCGGCGGTACAGCCTGGTGGGCGGCGCGCAGTGCAGTAGAAGCGAAGTACAAAACCGTGCGCTATTCAGGCAAGGAGCGTGATGCCAGCGGGCTTTCCTATTACGGCTTCAGGTATTACGCGTCGTGGTTTTACAGGTGGATCAGTCCGGACCCGGCAGGACCGATCAATGGGCTAAATCTTTTTATATTCGTCGGCAATATGCCAATCACCCATAATGACTTAGACGGTAGAGTATATGAGGGCACGGGTGACTTTATTGAAAATGCCATTCACTCTAAAGGCGACACTATTTTGTTTCGCGGGCTGTCTGAATTTCCTGAAGAGCTCAGAGGAAAGCTAACAGATGCTTTGGAAGAAACCCACAACATTTATCAAAACGCTTTATCCATGATTAATCAGTACCCGAGCAAAACCACCCGCATCATGCGCAGCTTTTATGGTTATGAACACAAGAATATGAAAACGCACATTGTAAAGTCTTGGGCACAGAGTCATTCACTAGTCTCTGACTACAAGACCGGACTCGGCAGTGATAAATTCATAGGCATCACAGCTTCTAACAACCAGGAAGCCGCTTATATTTTTCGTGAAGACCCCTTGGGCCGAATAGCAGTCAATACTAACCAGATGGAGAAAAAACAACTGGCCATCACGCTTGGGCATGAAATATCCCATTTAAAAAGTGTAAACGGATTTTCAGGTACAGGCCCAGAATCAGAAGATTACTTTTATATTTTTGAAAGCGCTGTTTCAAAATTGGTGGGTGGTGGAAATACTTTGGAACTGGACAATTATCAGGCTGTTGCAGAAGTCATCACAGGCGGCGGCTTAAGCCGTAGTTATTTTTCAACTTTTGAGGGCCTGGCTGAAGACTTCAAAGAGCAGGTAGAGCACATCCACCCCGATAACAAAATAATTCCAGACTTGGATACTGCAATTCTAGAGTTTAACAGGAATCCTTCTATCGTCGCCGAAATGTCTTCAGACAATGCTGATAGTCAAATTTTATCTGCGTACGGACTACACAAAAATTATAAAAAACATCTTACCCAACCCTGA
- a CDS encoding SpvB/TcaC N-terminal domain-containing protein, whose protein sequence is MDAQAPQQTSAQSGQPAVATPSLPKGGGAIQSIGKGWGAVGTSGAASVEIALPISPGRGYAPMLSLGYQSTSGNGLFGLGWNLSRACVARRANKGVPSYTRDDLMLGPGGDVWLPELNDDGAAVTTQVGSYNGHDLDTTYEVLRYFARVEGAFDRIEHWRISPADSGFWLIHGADGSLHLYGKTLSSRIADPDEPSHVAEWLLEESMNAIGEHILYQYSPEDGQGLPADYSRDFSAQRYLSRVRYGNALAHPVLYLWNESSLADLHWHFELLFDYGERNTDQASMPTYEKQIPWPVRSDPHSSFAYGFELGNLRLCRQVLMFHHFPDELGEAPLLIQRLWLDYVQTHLKYNLLVKAQAQAWDGTLYERLDQHPVTQFQYTEFDGQNDIYTPFDALQNLSDGQQYQMVDLYGDGLPGVLYRDDKAWLYREPIRDTAGGADAVAYQPYEPLLRIPTADSTKPVRQTLTDLTGDGRLDWIVAQPGMAGFFTLNPDRSWSNYATFSAFPAEFFHPQSQMADLVGDGLSDLALIGPRSVRLYANRRAEGFAAAVDVPHDEDRLPLLSDSSTELVAFSDLLGTGQQHLIRIRHNEIRVWPNLGGGRFGKGQLFASLPYTYEAFDSSCVRLADLDGSGASDLLYLQTDCFQVFMNEGGNALAAAFDQPWPEGVRYDRLCQVSAADLLGLGFSSLVLTVPHMKPRHWSLYYAADGAGTVVKPYLLKSTNNNLGASGQVSYRSSAQEWLDEKNELRAAGNIAVPELPFPVHVVVRQTMKDEVTGNTLTQLFRYRQGFYDPREREFRGFGLLLQTDTETPLQSQEDLTAPVLNKTWFHTGRYPARPGTDYDRSDLAARMPGEYVLCEFDATANTDRPITEPDEATLQEMARTLSGSVLRSEVFGLDASQKPTVLYSTQSCRYLVRQLQALSAHRPYASMLPLSLEVITYRYEADELEDPMCEHSLSLAWDRYGSPLHSVSVNCARRKQPGDAPPFEDPHQQQWWEASHDEAQQHSYLTEMRAEAIHLDTPQSWRLGLPYRARSNAMVTPASALTPAQISYEQFTDPSGPFATMPRTLTSLSVQRYIGCGDGEATFEALADAVETAELDNHALTAYERVMDSATLADKLVEIGYEQMPSFLPTDNLNLWSIKRGFVTYAGPEHFFRPTTFRPTRSHGWSLVEYDAYSLFTTRITDPAGCVTTAEYDYRVLQPRRIVDPNQNTQEADYDAFGRLCATSFYGTELGEQVGFPPLNRTGHYWASASEAVQGPENALGSQASALYYDGNVATGLVQIPLATAALVADRYPEDPDRQIRISMTSVDGFGRALQTRQLVEDGNAYSVDQGGNLELEGGKPKIVHASPRWRVSERVEYNNKGLAVRVYRPYFANSHVYINDASIRTQNIVDKQFYDPLGRPTITITAKGWMRRQTYRVWYTISEDENDTAEEVLAANKVTENGH, encoded by the coding sequence ATGGACGCACAGGCTCCGCAACAAACATCAGCGCAATCCGGTCAACCGGCTGTCGCCACGCCGTCCCTGCCCAAGGGTGGCGGCGCGATTCAAAGCATTGGCAAGGGCTGGGGCGCGGTGGGCACCAGTGGCGCGGCCTCAGTGGAAATCGCCTTGCCGATCAGTCCCGGGCGAGGCTATGCGCCAATGTTGTCGCTGGGCTACCAGAGTACCTCCGGCAATGGCCTGTTCGGGCTGGGCTGGAACCTTAGTCGCGCATGTGTGGCACGCCGCGCCAACAAAGGCGTGCCGAGCTATACCCGCGATGACCTGATGCTCGGCCCCGGCGGTGATGTCTGGTTACCCGAGCTGAATGACGACGGCGCTGCCGTTACCACGCAGGTCGGCAGCTACAACGGCCACGACCTGGACACGACCTATGAAGTGTTGCGCTACTTCGCCAGGGTCGAAGGGGCGTTTGATCGCATTGAACACTGGCGTATCAGCCCGGCCGATTCCGGCTTCTGGCTGATTCATGGCGCTGATGGCAGCCTGCACCTCTACGGCAAAACCCTCTCGTCGCGCATTGCCGACCCTGACGAGCCGAGCCATGTGGCCGAATGGTTGCTGGAAGAGAGCATGAATGCGATCGGCGAACACATCCTTTATCAATACAGCCCTGAAGACGGACAGGGCCTGCCGGCGGATTACTCAAGAGACTTCAGCGCCCAGCGCTACCTGAGCCGGGTTCGCTACGGCAATGCGCTGGCGCATCCGGTGCTGTATCTGTGGAATGAAAGCTCACTGGCCGATCTGCACTGGCACTTCGAACTGTTATTCGATTACGGCGAACGCAACACTGATCAGGCGAGCATGCCGACGTATGAAAAACAGATACCATGGCCAGTGCGCAGCGATCCGCATTCAAGTTTTGCCTACGGCTTCGAGCTGGGTAACCTGCGGCTGTGTCGGCAGGTACTCATGTTTCATCATTTTCCCGATGAACTCGGAGAAGCGCCGCTGCTGATCCAGCGACTGTGGCTGGACTATGTTCAGACGCACCTCAAATACAATCTATTGGTTAAAGCACAAGCCCAGGCATGGGACGGCACACTCTATGAACGGCTTGACCAGCACCCCGTCACGCAGTTTCAGTACACCGAGTTCGATGGTCAAAACGACATCTACACGCCGTTTGACGCTCTGCAGAACCTGAGCGACGGCCAGCAGTACCAAATGGTGGATCTGTATGGCGATGGCTTGCCCGGCGTGTTGTATCGCGACGACAAGGCATGGCTTTATCGCGAACCGATTCGTGATACCGCTGGCGGCGCGGATGCCGTTGCCTACCAGCCCTACGAACCACTGCTGCGCATCCCGACGGCCGACTCGACCAAGCCGGTACGTCAGACCCTCACGGATCTGACCGGCGACGGGCGGCTGGACTGGATAGTCGCACAGCCAGGGATGGCCGGGTTCTTTACGCTCAACCCGGATCGAAGCTGGTCGAACTACGCCACGTTCTCGGCTTTTCCGGCAGAGTTTTTCCACCCGCAAAGCCAAATGGCAGATCTGGTCGGCGACGGGCTTTCTGATCTGGCATTGATCGGCCCGCGCAGCGTTCGCCTGTATGCCAACCGTCGAGCCGAGGGATTCGCCGCAGCAGTGGACGTCCCTCATGACGAGGATCGTCTGCCATTGCTCAGCGACAGTTCCACTGAACTCGTGGCGTTCAGCGACCTGCTGGGCACAGGTCAACAGCACCTGATCCGTATCCGGCACAACGAAATCCGCGTCTGGCCGAACCTGGGTGGCGGCCGATTCGGCAAGGGGCAGTTGTTTGCCAGCCTGCCCTATACGTATGAAGCCTTCGATTCGAGCTGCGTGCGGCTGGCCGACCTGGATGGCTCGGGTGCCAGTGACCTGTTGTACCTGCAAACCGATTGCTTTCAGGTTTTCATGAACGAGGGCGGGAATGCTCTGGCAGCGGCATTCGATCAGCCCTGGCCAGAGGGCGTGCGTTATGACCGTTTATGCCAGGTCAGCGCAGCCGACCTGCTGGGCCTCGGGTTTTCCAGCCTGGTGCTGACCGTACCTCACATGAAACCCCGGCACTGGAGCCTTTACTACGCAGCCGACGGGGCAGGCACTGTGGTTAAGCCGTATCTGTTGAAAAGCACCAACAATAACCTCGGGGCGTCCGGACAAGTGAGCTATCGCAGCTCGGCGCAGGAGTGGCTGGACGAGAAAAACGAGCTGCGCGCCGCAGGCAACATCGCAGTGCCGGAATTACCATTCCCGGTGCATGTGGTGGTCCGACAAACCATGAAAGACGAGGTGACAGGTAATACGCTGACTCAGCTGTTTCGCTACCGGCAAGGCTTCTATGACCCGCGCGAACGCGAGTTTCGTGGTTTCGGCCTGCTCCTGCAGACTGACACCGAAACTCCGCTGCAGTCTCAGGAAGACTTGACCGCCCCGGTGTTGAACAAGACCTGGTTTCACACCGGACGCTACCCCGCCCGACCTGGCACCGATTACGACCGCAGCGACCTCGCTGCGCGCATGCCGGGCGAGTATGTCTTGTGCGAATTCGACGCGACGGCCAATACCGACCGGCCCATTACCGAGCCGGATGAAGCGACCTTACAGGAAATGGCGCGGACGCTGAGCGGCTCTGTACTGCGCAGCGAAGTCTTCGGACTAGACGCCAGTCAAAAACCCACCGTGCTGTATTCGACCCAATCGTGTCGCTATCTGGTGCGCCAACTGCAAGCCCTGAGCGCGCATCGGCCCTACGCGTCAATGCTGCCACTGAGTCTGGAAGTCATCACCTACCGTTACGAGGCCGACGAGCTGGAAGACCCAATGTGCGAGCACAGCCTGAGCCTGGCGTGGGACCGTTACGGCTCGCCGCTCCACTCAGTCAGCGTCAACTGTGCGCGGCGCAAGCAGCCGGGAGACGCCCCGCCCTTTGAGGATCCTCACCAGCAACAGTGGTGGGAAGCATCGCACGACGAAGCCCAACAACATTCTTACCTGACTGAAATGCGCGCCGAAGCTATCCACCTGGACACTCCGCAGAGCTGGCGTCTGGGCTTGCCTTACCGCGCACGCAGCAATGCCATGGTCACGCCGGCAAGTGCATTGACGCCTGCGCAGATCAGCTACGAGCAGTTCACCGATCCGTCCGGGCCATTCGCAACAATGCCTCGTACGCTCACCAGTCTGTCGGTGCAACGCTACATCGGTTGCGGCGATGGCGAAGCGACCTTTGAAGCGCTGGCTGATGCTGTTGAAACGGCTGAACTGGATAATCATGCACTGACCGCCTACGAGCGAGTCATGGACAGCGCCACCCTGGCCGACAAGCTCGTTGAGATCGGCTATGAGCAGATGCCGAGCTTTCTGCCGACAGACAACCTGAATTTATGGTCGATAAAGCGCGGCTTCGTTACCTATGCAGGGCCGGAACATTTCTTTCGTCCCACCACGTTCAGGCCCACCCGCAGTCATGGCTGGAGCCTCGTCGAGTACGACGCCTACAGCCTGTTCACAACGCGTATCACTGACCCGGCGGGCTGCGTCACCACTGCCGAATACGATTATCGGGTGTTGCAACCAAGACGAATCGTCGACCCTAATCAGAACACTCAGGAAGCTGATTACGACGCTTTCGGCAGATTATGCGCGACCAGCTTTTACGGTACGGAGCTGGGAGAGCAGGTCGGCTTTCCTCCACTCAATCGCACAGGGCATTACTGGGCTTCTGCCAGCGAGGCAGTGCAGGGACCTGAAAACGCCCTGGGTAGCCAAGCCAGTGCACTTTATTACGACGGCAATGTGGCGACGGGGCTGGTTCAGATCCCCCTGGCAACCGCAGCCCTGGTGGCAGACCGCTATCCGGAAGATCCGGACAGACAAATACGCATCAGCATGACATCCGTGGACGGCTTCGGGCGCGCGCTGCAAACCCGCCAACTGGTCGAGGACGGCAACGCCTATTCAGTCGATCAAGGGGGCAATCTCGAGCTCGAAGGCGGTAAGCCGAAAATTGTTCATGCATCGCCACGCTGGCGTGTCAGCGAACGGGTGGAATACAACAATAAAGGCTTGGCGGTCCGCGTTTACCGGCCGTATTTCGCCAACAGTCACGTTTACATAAATGACGCGTCGATAAGAACGCAAAACATCGTCGACAAGCAGTTCTACGACCCGCTGGGCCGCCCGACCATTACCATTACCGCCAAAGGATGGATGCGTCGGCAGACCTATCGAGTCTGGTACACCATCAGTGAGGACGAAAACGATACGGCCGAAGAAGTGCTGGCAGCAAATAAGGTGACTGAAAATGGTCACTAG
- a CDS encoding Tc toxin subunit A, whose protein sequence is MTERPFSLLNNLAKKEAATPERKGGKLSFSSALKTLNIRSVFDIVRRSKTAFVRELSPISDADAALAYENARPQQLEGSAEEAARINLDDRRPDLKDLLIDQQSTFTPIPTLHFINQVLSTAINAYVDTVPTNKGKSLYQLESEKQFPPQFPYNVHFQQISLGLAGKKPKLGELSYRVSLEVPATSSSTAAYGKVQHSSANAQLLMAIGSR, encoded by the coding sequence ATGACGGAACGACCCTTTTCCCTGCTGAACAATCTGGCTAAAAAAGAAGCGGCCACACCAGAACGAAAAGGTGGCAAGTTATCTTTTTCCAGCGCACTGAAAACGCTGAACATACGTTCCGTGTTCGATATCGTACGGCGCTCCAAAACCGCGTTTGTTCGTGAACTCTCGCCCATCAGTGACGCCGATGCCGCGCTAGCCTATGAAAACGCTCGACCCCAGCAGCTTGAAGGCAGCGCAGAGGAAGCGGCCCGAATCAACCTCGACGACCGACGGCCCGATCTGAAAGACCTGTTGATCGATCAACAAAGCACCTTCACGCCAATCCCTACGCTGCACTTCATCAATCAGGTGTTGAGTACAGCCATCAATGCGTATGTGGACACCGTGCCGACAAATAAAGGCAAGAGCCTTTATCAATTGGAGTCCGAGAAACAGTTTCCGCCTCAGTTCCCTTACAACGTTCACTTTCAACAAATCAGCCTTGGGCTTGCAGGTAAAAAACCGAAGTTAGGCGAACTGAGTTATCGCGTCAGCCTTGAAGTTCCGGCCACTTCAAGCTCAACCGCTGCTTACGGGAAAGTGCAGCACTCCAGCGCTAATGCGCAGTTGCTGATGGCCATAGGCAGTCGTTAA